In Excalfactoria chinensis isolate bCotChi1 chromosome 3, bCotChi1.hap2, whole genome shotgun sequence, one DNA window encodes the following:
- the UBE2J1 gene encoding ubiquitin-conjugating enzyme E2 J1 has protein sequence MEARYNLKSPAVKRLMKEAAELKDPTDHYHAQPLEDNLFEWHFTVRGPPDSDFDGGIYHGRIVLPPEYPMKPPSIILLTANGRFEVGKKICLSISGHHPETWQPSWSIRTALLAIIGFMPTKGEGAIGSLDYTPEERRALAKKSQDFCCEMCGTSMKTALLPLTSGSGSSQADKEAKELARQISFKAEVNSSRKSEAEPSNSAGLNRSATLPEPQQDGATQAFQDPASAMSESQPSSTAPAQERAPSVPTNTSLSPRQRRAQQHSQRWAPASNDFNRVQQPRANPNHTGSTVLIVLLTFALAALIFRRICLANEYIFEL, from the exons ATGGAGGCCCGCTACAATCTCAAGAGCCCGG ctgtCAAACGTTTGATGAAAGAGGCTGCAGAACTGAAGGATCCTACAGATCATTATCACGCACAACCTTTGGAG GACAATCTTTTTGAATGGCACTTTACTGTTAGAGGTCCTCCGGATTCAGATTTTGATGGAGGAATTTATCACGGACGGATAGTACTTCCACCTGAATATCCCATGAAACCACCAAGCATTATTTTGCTGACG gCTAATGGCAGGTTTGAAGTGGGGAAGAAAATTTGCTTAAGCATCTCAGGGCATCATCCTGAAACATGGCAGCCTTCATGGAGTA TAAGAACAGCTTTACTAGCAATTATTGGATTTATGCCAACCAAAGGTGAAGGAGCAATAGGATCTCTGGATTATAcaccagaagaaagaagagctcTTGCCAAGAA GTCACAAGACTTCTGTTGTGAAATGTGCGGCACATCTATGAAGACAGCCCTCTTACCACTAACGTCAGGAAGTGGGTCAAGCCAGGCAGACAAGGAAGCTAAAGAACTTGCCAGACAAATTAGTTTCAAG GCAGAAGTCAATTCATCCAGGAAGTCAGAAGCAGAACCTTCAAACTCAGCAGGACTGAACCGCTCTGCTACTTTACCTGAGCCCCAGCAGGATGGTGCAACTCAAGCATTCCAGGATCCAGCAAGTGCAATG tcggaatctcagcccagcagcacagcacctgctcaggaGCGTGCGCCGTCTGTGCCCACAAACACATCCCTGAGTCCCCGGCAGCGTcgtgcccagcagcacagccagagaTGGGCTCCGGCTTCAAATGACTTTAATCGGGTGCAGCAGCCCAGGGCCAACCCCAATCACACTGGATCCACCGTTCTGATCGTCCTTCTCACCTTTGCTCTAGCGGCTCTTATATTTCGGAGAATATGCTTGGCTAATGAGTATATATTTGAGTTATAA